A genomic region of Acidobacteriota bacterium contains the following coding sequences:
- a CDS encoding aldolase/citrate lyase family protein, which translates to MVKLRPNRVKQKLAAGENVYVISGLGSPDEIDQFGTVGFDGVWLEAEHGSVDFADIPDLTRACDIWGMTSILRVNRNVQSIIYRGLDRGVQGIVVPHVNTREEAENVVQGGKFAPIGQRGLYVSRQGYGVPDYFEAANDQILLMVLIEDIVAVRNLDEILKVDHIDVFFVAPSDLAASMGLIGQIDHPEVQKTIDTTLARIQEGGRVAGTLTTNDTIARYAAAGVRVFLTGPSPWIAAGAKEFLRLGAPPPA; encoded by the coding sequence ATGGTGAAACTTCGACCGAACAGGGTGAAACAGAAGCTGGCCGCCGGCGAGAACGTGTATGTGATCAGTGGGTTGGGCAGCCCCGATGAGATCGATCAGTTTGGAACCGTGGGTTTCGACGGGGTCTGGCTGGAGGCCGAGCACGGCTCCGTGGACTTCGCCGACATACCGGACCTGACCCGCGCCTGCGACATCTGGGGAATGACCTCGATCCTGCGGGTCAACCGGAACGTCCAGTCCATCATCTACCGGGGGTTGGACCGGGGTGTCCAGGGAATCGTCGTTCCCCACGTCAACACCCGGGAAGAAGCCGAGAACGTGGTCCAGGGCGGGAAGTTCGCGCCCATCGGCCAGAGGGGACTCTACGTCAGCCGTCAAGGCTACGGCGTCCCCGACTACTTCGAGGCCGCCAACGATCAAATCCTGCTCATGGTGCTCATCGAGGATATCGTGGCGGTCCGGAACCTGGACGAGATCCTCAAGGTGGACCACATCGACGTCTTCTTCGTGGCTCCCAGCGATCTGGCCGCCTCCATGGGCCTCATCGGGCAGATTGACCATCCCGAGGTGCAGAAGACCATCGACACCACCCTGGCGCGAATCCAAGAGGGTGGGCGGGTCGCGGGCACCCTGACGACGAACGACACCATTGCCCGCTACGCCGCCGCGGGCGTCCGCGTGTTCCTGACCGGGCCCTCACCCTGGATCGCGGCCGGCGCCAAGGAGTTCCTGCGGCTCGGCGCGCCGCCGCCGGCATGA
- a CDS encoding DUF3604 domain-containing protein produces MTEVDSGSRFSVLHGSASLSPGEPVVAGSMGTWRIRYRVGKYGIDDGGRIRVVRRFVSDWGTPQTQRPGQADFLTVSTSGSARVTASCDPQAHVRPWQKSMTVSVKDGYLREGDTVTLVLGDTSAGGPGARAQTFCEPRFEFKVLVDCFGTGSYVELEPAGSVPIVGGPGAELQLMVPTDVVLGIPFRVSVRVLDQWGNPADRYQGVLETGGSAKLFYGLPSRLTLDRTDQGILCLDGILAREPGIYRIEAEDQKTGLKAVSNPLFVKPHQPRRRRFWGDLHGQSEETVGTLTVGEYFTFARNKALVDFAGHQGNCFQITPGVWDRIRETVRRFNEPGRFVTFLGYEWSGLTAGGGDRNVYFRGGDGPLHRASRCLIAPAGQDEDPECYPVEELYRQLGARNDVLLVPHVGGRWADLDSFDPGLEPLVEIYSSWGEFEWLLNDAFDRGLRVGISCGSDDHKGRPGASYPGAGTFGVQGGLLCVWASELTRESLWEALRERRCYGTTGARIALEFETSGGVPMGGEERTQGLPRFRVRVEGTGEVERIELRRGTECVDALPRGPGIPCSSDTVRIAWSGARNRGRDRAACWDGSVEAVRTRIVAAKGYAFDSPSEGIREAGPQRVTWESVTSGDADGILLKLDPADSGVLRFKTGRIRFDIDLEKLADIPVTWPAGGMDLKVQAQREPLGLGRSVEADLKDPAAPAGPTPYYVVVLQKDGAKAWASPIWVSPGR; encoded by the coding sequence ATGACCGAAGTGGATTCCGGAAGCCGGTTCAGCGTTCTTCACGGTTCGGCCTCCTTGAGCCCCGGCGAACCGGTGGTGGCCGGTTCCATGGGAACCTGGCGGATCCGCTACCGGGTGGGGAAATACGGCATCGACGACGGAGGAAGAATCCGTGTCGTCAGGCGTTTCGTGAGTGACTGGGGCACACCCCAGACACAACGGCCGGGCCAGGCCGACTTCCTGACCGTCTCCACCTCGGGCAGTGCGCGGGTCACGGCCTCTTGTGATCCGCAGGCCCACGTTCGACCCTGGCAGAAGTCCATGACCGTCTCCGTGAAGGACGGGTATCTCCGGGAGGGAGACACGGTCACGCTGGTCCTGGGCGACACCTCGGCAGGCGGGCCGGGCGCCCGGGCGCAGACCTTCTGCGAGCCCCGGTTCGAGTTCAAGGTCCTGGTGGACTGCTTCGGAACGGGCTCGTACGTGGAGCTGGAGCCGGCCGGCAGCGTCCCAATTGTGGGCGGTCCGGGGGCCGAGCTCCAGTTGATGGTTCCCACAGACGTGGTCCTGGGCATCCCCTTTCGAGTTTCGGTCCGGGTCCTGGACCAATGGGGAAACCCGGCGGACCGCTACCAGGGCGTGCTGGAGACCGGCGGCAGTGCGAAACTCTTCTATGGCCTGCCTTCCCGGTTGACTCTCGACCGCACCGATCAGGGAATTCTCTGCCTGGACGGCATCCTGGCCCGGGAGCCGGGAATCTATCGAATCGAGGCGGAGGACCAAAAAACCGGCCTGAAGGCCGTCAGCAATCCGCTCTTCGTGAAGCCGCACCAGCCCCGGCGGCGCCGGTTCTGGGGAGATCTCCATGGCCAGAGCGAGGAGACGGTGGGGACCCTGACGGTGGGCGAATACTTCACCTTCGCCCGCAACAAGGCGTTGGTGGACTTCGCGGGCCATCAGGGAAACTGTTTCCAGATCACTCCGGGTGTCTGGGACCGGATCCGCGAAACGGTCAGGCGCTTCAACGAGCCGGGGCGGTTCGTCACCTTTCTGGGCTACGAGTGGTCGGGCCTGACGGCCGGCGGCGGCGACCGGAACGTCTATTTTCGAGGCGGCGACGGGCCCCTGCACCGGGCCAGCCGCTGCCTGATCGCGCCGGCAGGCCAGGATGAAGACCCCGAATGCTATCCCGTCGAGGAACTCTACCGGCAACTGGGAGCCCGGAACGACGTCCTTCTGGTTCCCCATGTGGGCGGCCGCTGGGCGGACCTGGACTCCTTCGATCCCGGCTTGGAGCCGCTGGTGGAGATCTACTCCTCCTGGGGTGAATTCGAATGGCTCCTGAACGACGCGTTCGATCGCGGCCTCAGAGTCGGGATCAGTTGCGGCAGCGACGATCACAAGGGCAGGCCCGGCGCCAGCTATCCGGGGGCCGGCACCTTTGGAGTCCAGGGTGGATTGCTCTGCGTCTGGGCTTCCGAGCTGACTCGCGAGAGCCTCTGGGAAGCCCTTCGCGAACGCCGCTGCTACGGCACGACCGGAGCCCGCATCGCACTGGAGTTCGAGACCTCCGGCGGTGTTCCCATGGGAGGCGAGGAGCGGACGCAAGGCCTTCCCCGCTTCCGGGTGCGGGTCGAAGGCACGGGTGAGGTGGAACGCATCGAGCTGCGCCGGGGAACGGAGTGCGTGGACGCTCTTCCTCGAGGTCCCGGGATTCCCTGCTCGTCCGATACCGTCCGGATCGCCTGGTCGGGCGCCAGGAACCGCGGCCGGGACCGGGCCGCTTGCTGGGACGGCTCCGTGGAGGCCGTAAGAACCCGAATCGTCGCGGCCAAGGGCTACGCCTTCGACTCCCCGTCAGAAGGGATCCGGGAGGCCGGGCCGCAGCGCGTCACCTGGGAATCGGTGACCAGCGGCGATGCCGACGGCATCCTGTTGAAGCTGGACCCCGCCGACTCCGGCGTGCTCCGTTTCAAGACCGGGCGGATCCGATTCGACATCGACCTGGAGAAGTTGGCGGACATTCCCGTGACCTGGCCGGCCGGGGGAATGGACCTGAAGGTCCAGGCCCAGCGCGAACCCCTGGGGCTCGGCCGGAGCGTGGAGGCCGACTTGAAGGACCCGGCCGCACCCGCCGGACCGACACCCTACTACGTCGTCGTGCTCCAAAAGGACGGCGCCAAAGCCTGGGCCTCTCCCATCTGGGTTTCGCCGGGTCGGTAG
- a CDS encoding GDP-mannose 4,6-dehydratase: protein MRKSRFLITGGAGFIGSHVADALIARGDRVVGVDNLSTGRLSNIRHLLDHPRFQFVRANITDEIVMDRLASTSDVILHFAAAVGVQLIVRDPVHTIETNIMGTEAILKAALRYRCRVLLASTSEVYGKGVKIPFSEEDDLLLGGTQKSRWAYGASKMIDEFLGLAYQRQYDLDVVVFRLFNTVGPRQRGRYGMVVPRFIRQALAGEPITVYGDGSQTRCFCDVRDAAEALIRLAASPGATGDVYNVGNDQEVSINQLARRVRVLTGSSSPIVHISYSEAYGKGFEDMQRRVPDLSRIRALVGWRSTRTLDEILIAVRDHEQPLPDRLKVESAPS, encoded by the coding sequence TTGAGGAAATCCAGATTCCTGATTACCGGCGGCGCCGGTTTTATCGGCTCCCACGTGGCGGACGCGCTGATCGCCAGGGGAGACCGTGTCGTCGGCGTGGACAACCTGTCGACGGGACGCCTCTCCAACATCCGGCATCTTCTGGACCATCCACGATTCCAATTCGTTCGCGCCAACATCACCGACGAAATCGTGATGGATCGTCTCGCCTCCACCTCCGACGTCATACTCCATTTCGCGGCGGCCGTGGGTGTCCAGCTCATCGTCCGGGACCCCGTCCACACCATCGAGACCAACATCATGGGGACCGAGGCCATTCTCAAGGCCGCCCTCCGCTACCGATGCCGTGTCCTGTTGGCGAGTACGTCGGAGGTCTACGGCAAGGGGGTGAAGATCCCGTTCAGCGAGGAAGACGACCTGCTGCTGGGGGGAACCCAGAAGAGCCGGTGGGCTTACGGCGCCAGCAAGATGATCGACGAGTTTCTGGGCTTGGCCTACCAGCGGCAATACGACCTCGACGTCGTCGTGTTCAGGCTCTTCAACACCGTCGGACCGCGCCAGCGGGGGCGCTACGGCATGGTGGTGCCTCGATTCATCCGCCAGGCCCTCGCCGGAGAGCCCATCACGGTCTACGGTGACGGTTCCCAGACCCGATGCTTCTGCGACGTCAGAGATGCCGCCGAGGCCCTGATCCGCCTGGCCGCGAGTCCCGGTGCAACGGGGGATGTCTACAATGTCGGCAACGATCAGGAGGTTTCCATCAACCAACTCGCTCGCCGGGTCAGGGTTCTGACCGGATCCTCCTCACCCATCGTCCATATTTCCTACTCCGAAGCGTATGGGAAGGGCTTCGAGGACATGCAGCGCCGCGTTCCCGACCTCTCCCGAATCCGGGCGCTCGTGGGATGGAGATCGACCCGGACTCTGGACGAGATCCTGATTGCAGTAAGAGACCATGAGCAGCCCCTTCCGGACCGCCTCAAAGTTGAATCCGCTCCCTCCTGA
- a CDS encoding ankyrin repeat domain-containing protein has product MMWKPLTGIIRIALLGCFLTVAYSAPESDQRSLVDAIERGDFETFERLIGAVADVNAIDERGRSLLLVAVDRGDLNAIWALLLRGADPNLADRDGRTPLLVAAGRGDATITQALLIKGASTTVEDRQKRRPLQLAAEGGASSTVQALVAAGADVNMGGPQRTTPLLGAAETGDAATVRALLAAGADAKVRNSRNETALHFAASRGDAAMVQSLLMAGAAADAPDRDGRTPVMIAAAGGEGAALHALIQAGADFEQRDKEKRSPLLLAVEMGDVMSVQSLLAAGADPNTPDRNKNTPLLEASRRGFIVAAQALLAAGADVNARNKKNERALLLAIEKGFSPLGLSLLTHPDIEVNFKDKHGLTPLMWSCVAGRTSLVAALIARGAKVKEKDHSGQTPLMWAAAGMYAELVQLLLDAGADVNARAEHRMTALMVAASKDDPATVKALAAAGAKLHARAENGQTAMMMAAQRGHVGAVRALKQAGAEK; this is encoded by the coding sequence ATGATGTGGAAGCCGCTCACAGGGATCATCCGGATCGCTCTCCTCGGATGCTTTCTTACCGTCGCCTACAGCGCCCCCGAATCTGACCAGCGGAGCTTGGTCGATGCCATCGAGAGAGGGGATTTCGAGACCTTCGAGAGACTAATCGGAGCCGTTGCCGACGTCAATGCCATCGACGAGCGGGGGCGGTCCCTGTTGCTGGTAGCGGTGGACCGAGGCGACTTGAACGCCATCTGGGCCTTGCTGCTCCGGGGCGCCGATCCGAATCTGGCGGATCGCGACGGAAGGACGCCGCTATTGGTGGCGGCGGGACGGGGAGACGCCACAATCACTCAGGCGCTTCTGATCAAGGGGGCATCCACGACCGTCGAAGACCGGCAGAAGCGTCGGCCGCTCCAATTGGCTGCGGAAGGCGGAGCCTCATCCACGGTTCAGGCTTTGGTGGCCGCGGGCGCCGACGTGAACATGGGGGGCCCGCAGCGGACGACCCCCTTGCTGGGCGCTGCCGAGACCGGCGACGCGGCGACGGTTCGCGCCCTGCTGGCGGCCGGCGCCGATGCCAAGGTTCGGAACAGCCGGAATGAGACGGCGCTGCATTTCGCAGCTTCCCGCGGTGACGCCGCCATGGTGCAATCTCTCCTGATGGCGGGCGCCGCCGCCGACGCTCCGGATCGGGACGGCCGGACGCCGGTCATGATTGCGGCGGCCGGCGGAGAGGGGGCCGCTCTCCACGCTCTGATTCAGGCGGGCGCCGATTTTGAGCAGCGGGACAAGGAGAAAAGGAGTCCCCTTCTCCTGGCGGTGGAAATGGGGGATGTCATGTCGGTCCAATCCCTGCTGGCGGCCGGCGCCGACCCCAATACGCCGGACCGAAACAAGAACACCCCACTGCTGGAGGCCTCCCGCAGGGGATTCATCGTGGCGGCCCAGGCTCTGCTGGCGGCCGGCGCCGATGTCAACGCCCGGAACAAGAAAAACGAACGGGCTCTGCTCCTGGCTATTGAGAAAGGCTTCTCTCCCCTCGGCTTGTCTCTGCTCACCCATCCGGACATCGAGGTCAATTTCAAGGACAAGCATGGCCTCACGCCCCTCATGTGGTCCTGCGTGGCGGGACGCACGTCCCTGGTCGCCGCTCTGATCGCCCGTGGCGCCAAAGTGAAGGAAAAGGACCACAGCGGCCAGACCCCCCTGATGTGGGCGGCGGCCGGAATGTACGCCGAATTGGTTCAGTTGCTGCTGGATGCGGGCGCCGATGTCAACGCCCGGGCCGAACATCGGATGACGGCACTCATGGTCGCCGCCAGCAAGGACGATCCGGCCACCGTGAAGGCGTTGGCGGCGGCCGGCGCCAAGCTGCACGCCCGGGCCGAGAATGGCCAGACCGCCATGATGATGGCCGCGCAACGAGGCCATGTCGGAGCCGTGCGGGCGCTGAAACAGGCCGGCGCCGAAAAATAG
- a CDS encoding DegT/DnrJ/EryC1/StrS family aminotransferase: MSSPFRTASKLNPLPPDSPAQEPVPLLDLKRQTRLLEPRITAAMREVLDSGEFILGPAVVRLEERMARYCQCRYAVAVASGTDALRLTLSALGVGPGDEVITTPFSFVATAGAILRCGATPVFADIDPGSYNLDPDRIESAITSRTRAILPVHLYGQPADMDPIRDLAEARGLKVIEDCAQAAGACYSGAVVGSLGDAGCLSFFPTKNLGAFGDAGMIVTDNAEFGERLVLLRNQGNRRKHRADVLGFNSRMDTLQAAILEVKLDSLEDWNSQRRAIARRYNRWLGETPVKTPTESRRSRHVYNVYTLRAPRRDRLANRLAGRGIGNAVYYPVPLHLQGAFSRLGHTPGSLPAAETASREVISLPIFPELTLEQQRRVCEEIYDFYRD; this comes from the coding sequence ATGAGCAGCCCCTTCCGGACCGCCTCAAAGTTGAATCCGCTCCCTCCTGACAGCCCCGCGCAAGAACCGGTGCCCCTGCTGGATCTGAAGCGGCAGACCCGGCTGCTGGAACCTCGGATCACGGCCGCCATGCGCGAAGTCCTGGATTCCGGCGAGTTCATTCTGGGTCCGGCTGTCGTTCGGCTGGAGGAGAGGATGGCCCGTTACTGCCAGTGCCGCTACGCCGTGGCCGTCGCTTCGGGGACCGACGCGCTGCGCCTGACCCTTTCGGCTCTCGGCGTCGGCCCCGGCGACGAAGTGATCACGACCCCCTTCAGCTTCGTTGCGACGGCGGGCGCCATTCTCCGTTGCGGTGCGACCCCGGTGTTCGCCGACATCGACCCCGGCAGCTACAACCTGGATCCGGACCGGATCGAGTCCGCCATCACCTCACGAACCCGGGCGATCCTCCCGGTTCACCTCTATGGGCAGCCGGCGGACATGGATCCGATTCGGGACCTGGCGGAGGCGCGGGGGTTGAAGGTGATCGAGGACTGTGCGCAGGCGGCGGGAGCCTGCTACAGCGGTGCCGTGGTCGGTTCCCTGGGCGATGCCGGCTGTCTCAGCTTCTTCCCTACCAAGAATCTGGGGGCCTTCGGCGATGCAGGGATGATCGTCACCGACAACGCCGAATTCGGCGAGCGGCTGGTCCTCCTCCGGAATCAGGGGAACCGCCGCAAGCACCGGGCCGACGTCCTTGGCTTCAACAGCCGGATGGACACTCTCCAGGCCGCCATACTCGAGGTCAAGCTGGATTCTCTGGAGGATTGGAACTCCCAACGGCGAGCCATCGCCCGGCGCTACAACCGATGGCTCGGAGAAACTCCCGTCAAGACGCCGACGGAATCTCGCCGCAGCCGCCACGTTTACAACGTCTACACGCTACGGGCGCCTCGCCGTGACCGGCTCGCCAACCGGCTGGCCGGCCGGGGAATTGGAAACGCCGTCTACTATCCGGTTCCTCTACATCTCCAGGGAGCCTTCTCCCGCCTGGGGCACACTCCGGGAAGCCTGCCGGCGGCCGAGACGGCAAGCCGCGAGGTGATCTCGCTACCCATCTTTCCCGAGCTGACGCTGGAACAGCAGAGGCGGGTCTGCGAGGAAATATACGACTTCTACCGGGACTGA
- a CDS encoding carboxymuconolactone decarboxylase family protein yields the protein MANQDLPEFLQRVVERYPQVWDDYGWLSRTVGEVEGLDVRSQRLVKLGIAIGAGRRGAVHSHARKCRKAGLSNAEIYHAALLAITTVGWSGGIAALSWINDELGEL from the coding sequence ATGGCGAATCAGGACCTGCCCGAATTCCTCCAGAGGGTGGTCGAGCGCTACCCTCAGGTATGGGACGATTACGGCTGGCTCAGCCGGACGGTCGGCGAGGTCGAAGGCCTCGACGTCCGCTCTCAACGCCTGGTCAAGTTGGGGATCGCCATCGGCGCCGGACGAAGGGGAGCCGTTCACTCCCATGCCCGCAAGTGCAGGAAGGCAGGCCTGAGCAACGCCGAGATCTACCATGCCGCACTCCTTGCCATCACCACCGTTGGCTGGTCCGGAGGCATTGCCGCGCTCTCATGGATCAACGATGAACTCGGCGAACTCTGA